The Penaeus vannamei isolate JL-2024 chromosome 13, ASM4276789v1, whole genome shotgun sequence genome window below encodes:
- the Urod gene encoding uroporphyrinogen decarboxylase: MPQENEFPVMKNDRLLKAAWGQEVDVVPVWAMRQAGRYLPEFREERAKCDFFTMCQTPALSCKVTLQPLDRFPLDAAIIFSDILVIPQALGMVVEMRAGEGPVFPAPLREPEDLAKLGSPADVCSKLQYVFDALTLTRKELKGRAPLIGFSGAPWTIMAYMIEGKGSKTMSLAKGWLYKYPEASHKLLKIITDATVNYLVGQVKAGAQCLQVFESHAEHLGPELFRKFSLPYLEQICNEVKERVAKAGLKDIPMIVFPKGGHFALKDLAALKYEVIGIDWTVDPALAREIVGPNKTLQGNLDPCALYADKKFIDNAVKEMIEKFGRNRYIANLGHGMYPDMDPEHLAAFVNAVHKYSKKGN, from the exons ATGCCCCAGGAA AATGAATTCCCAGTCATGAAAAATGACAGGCTGTTAAAAGCTGCCTGGGGGCAAGAGGTCGACGTTGTCCCTGTATGGGCGATGAGGCAGGCTGGACGATACCTCCCTG AGTTCCGGGAAGAACGTGCAAAATGCGATTTCTTCACCATGTGCCAAACCCCAGCCCTATCATGCAAGGTGACTCTACAGCCTTTGGATAGGTTCCCCTTGGATGCCGCTATTATATTCTCCGATATTCTGGTGATTCCTCAAGCGCTTGGGATGGTGGTTGAGATGAGAGCTGGAGAG GGCCCAGTCTTCCCTGCCCCTCTACGTGAGCCAGAGGACTTAGCCAAGCTCGGGTCTCCTGCTGATGTCTGCTCGAAGCTTCAGTATGTGTTCGATGCTCTCACCCTCACTAGGAAAGAGCTGAAGGGGAGAGCTCCTCTCATCGGCTTTAGTGGAGCACCA TGGACCATAATGGCCTACATGATTGAGGGCAAGGGCTCGAAGACCATGAGTCTTGCCAAGGGCTGGCTGTACAAGTACCCTGAAGCGAGCCATAAACTCTTGAAGATAATCACAGACGCAACTGTGAACTATCTCGTTGGCCAGGTGAAGGCAGGTGCTCAG TGTCTCCAAGTGTTTGAGTCCCATGCTGAACACTTGGGCCCAGAGCTCTTCAGAAAGTTTTCTCTGCCGTACCTGGAGCAGATCTGCAATGAGGTGAAAGAGAGGGTTGCAAAGGCAGGGCTCAAGGATATCCCCATG ATTGTTTTCCCCAAAGGTGGCCATTTTGCCCTGAAAGACCTTGCAGCTCTGAAGTATGAAGTAATTGGCATTGACTGGACTGTAGACCCAGCTTTAGCTCGGGAGATTGTCGGACCAAATAAAACTTTACAAGGGAACTTAGATCCTTGTGCCTTGTATGCTGATAAG AAATTCATCGATAATGCTGTAAAGGAGATGATAGAAAAATTTGGTAGAAATCGCTACATTGCCAACCTTGGGCATGGCATGTATCCAGACATGGATCCAGAGCATCTCGCGGCATTTGTCAACGCTGTCCATAAATATTCCAAGAAGGGCAATTAA